In Desulfomonile tiedjei DSM 6799, a genomic segment contains:
- a CDS encoding prephenate dehydrogenase has protein sequence MKLSECTVAIIGMGLMGGSLGRALVSTRACKEVRGFTRSPENGESIVSLQAADRVFTDLPDILAGARLTVLATPVRTIEQQIATLYPFMDSGTVLTDMGSVKRNVVEAMRKLPPEIQPIAGHPMCGKETAGIQASDPELFRNKKWVVVPTEDTDPRAVRLLEELIETVGARVVVMDAETHDLAAACVSHLAYVLAASLVSSADLTARTVPQVWELASSGFRDTSRVAAGNIDMVMDILSANKDNVLAMIETATEQLGDFARLLTTGDEAGLREKLTHIRMTRRSCDTNKLF, from the coding sequence TTGAAACTGTCTGAGTGCACCGTAGCGATTATCGGAATGGGATTGATGGGTGGCAGCCTGGGAAGGGCGCTTGTATCGACCCGTGCGTGCAAGGAAGTGAGGGGATTTACGAGAAGCCCTGAAAACGGGGAATCTATAGTGTCTCTCCAAGCTGCCGATCGTGTATTCACAGACCTTCCCGATATTCTTGCAGGTGCTCGTTTGACGGTTTTGGCAACGCCGGTCCGTACCATAGAACAGCAAATTGCCACACTTTATCCATTTATGGATTCGGGCACTGTTCTGACGGACATGGGAAGTGTGAAACGAAACGTAGTCGAGGCTATGCGGAAGCTTCCCCCCGAGATCCAACCCATAGCCGGTCATCCCATGTGCGGGAAAGAGACTGCAGGCATCCAGGCCTCAGATCCTGAGCTTTTCCGTAACAAGAAATGGGTCGTTGTGCCGACTGAAGATACCGATCCGAGAGCGGTCCGTCTCCTTGAAGAATTGATCGAAACCGTGGGAGCCCGCGTTGTTGTCATGGATGCGGAAACGCACGATCTGGCAGCAGCTTGCGTCAGTCATCTGGCTTATGTGTTGGCAGCAAGCCTGGTGTCTTCTGCGGACCTGACGGCACGAACCGTTCCCCAGGTGTGGGAGCTGGCATCCAGCGGTTTTCGGGATACTTCCAGAGTTGCAGCCGGAAACATCGACATGGTCATGGATATTCTGTCAGCCAATAAAGACAATGTGTTAGCCATGATCGAGACTGCAACCGAACAGTTGGGCGACTTCGCTCGTTTACTGACGACCGGGGACGAAGCAGGATTGCGGGAAAAACTGACTCATATCCGCATGACGCGTAGATCGTGCGACACAAACAAACTTTTCTAA
- the aroC gene encoding chorismate synthase, with product MLRFITAGESHGPELTVILEGMPAGLPLQSEDIGTDLARRQKSAGSGARMTIEKDRARITAGAMGGLTTGAPICLVIENRDFQSWREKQIPPMTVPRPGHVDLNAAIKYGYPDLRIGLERASARETAARVAAGAVCKKLLEAFDIFVGSYVISIGKIVLQVQNSEHEQLFRSAESNVVRCPDAETAELMIQEIEKAASEGDTLGGIFQCFALRVPPGLGSHVHWERRLSARLLFAVGSVPAVKGVEIGNAFENAGSLGTDVHDEIIVDSSGKQLARKTNRSGGIEGGITTGEPILVRGAMKPISTTLKGLNSVDLASGKPARTVYERSDVCAVPRAAVVGEAMMAFVLAEALLEKLGGDSIEEMKPRFKDLRSGQLDRLVMNNTHWNFGYE from the coding sequence ATGCTGAGGTTTATTACAGCCGGCGAATCTCACGGTCCCGAGCTGACTGTTATTCTGGAAGGAATGCCTGCCGGATTACCGCTGCAATCCGAGGATATCGGAACGGATCTCGCCCGGAGGCAAAAAAGTGCGGGTTCCGGTGCGCGCATGACCATAGAAAAAGATCGGGCGCGCATCACCGCAGGCGCTATGGGCGGTCTTACTACAGGAGCTCCTATTTGCTTGGTAATTGAAAATCGTGATTTTCAGTCGTGGAGGGAAAAGCAAATCCCCCCTATGACTGTGCCGAGACCCGGTCACGTGGATTTGAATGCAGCGATAAAATACGGGTACCCGGATCTGAGGATCGGCCTGGAACGCGCTTCTGCCCGGGAGACTGCTGCCCGGGTTGCTGCCGGAGCAGTGTGTAAGAAACTGCTTGAAGCATTTGATATTTTCGTGGGTTCGTACGTAATTTCCATAGGCAAGATCGTTCTGCAGGTTCAGAATTCCGAACACGAGCAGCTTTTCAGGTCTGCTGAATCGAATGTGGTGAGATGTCCCGATGCCGAAACTGCCGAGCTCATGATTCAGGAAATCGAAAAAGCAGCGTCGGAAGGGGATACTCTTGGGGGGATCTTCCAGTGTTTCGCACTACGCGTTCCACCCGGACTGGGAAGTCACGTGCACTGGGAACGAAGACTCTCCGCTCGTCTGCTCTTTGCTGTGGGGTCTGTTCCCGCCGTCAAGGGAGTTGAAATAGGCAACGCATTCGAGAATGCGGGATCGTTGGGCACAGATGTGCATGATGAAATCATTGTGGATTCTTCAGGCAAACAGCTTGCGCGAAAAACAAACCGCAGCGGCGGCATCGAAGGCGGAATTACCACCGGCGAACCCATTCTCGTCCGGGGAGCTATGAAGCCCATCAGCACAACTCTCAAAGGACTGAATTCCGTTGACCTGGCTTCCGGAAAACCGGCTCGAACCGTGTATGAACGAAGCGATGTATGCGCGGTTCCCCGGGCAGCAGTAGTCGGTGAAGCCATGATGGCATTTGTTCTCGCGGAGGCGCTGCTGGAAAAGCTCGGTGGTGACAGCATTGAGGAAATGAAACCCCGGTTCAAAGATTTACGATCCGGACAGTTGGATCGGCTCGTCATGAACAACACTCACTGGAACTTCGGATACGAGTAA
- a CDS encoding shikimate dehydrogenase: MVKGTTNLVGIIGFPVSHSLSPTMHNAAFRALNMDWKYVPLSVRPQNVPDALKGLIALGFRGANVTVPHKEKVTPYLNDISADAQQIGAVNTILVQEDTLSGFNTDWSGFLNHLTEIGFDPSGAKALILGSGGSARAVSYSLCQRGADISILSRNTGTAGLIIDELSSQSAQNRIGSISAESLRDSARDFDLVVNTTPLGMTPLEELSPWPHDIGFPRRALAYDLVYNPAKTRFLEIAEDSGALAVNGLGMLVHQAAEAFKIWTDREAPVHVMKEAILSC; the protein is encoded by the coding sequence GTGGTGAAAGGAACTACCAATCTGGTTGGAATCATCGGATTCCCGGTGTCTCACAGCCTGAGCCCTACCATGCACAATGCCGCATTTCGCGCTCTCAATATGGATTGGAAGTACGTACCTCTGTCCGTTCGGCCCCAGAATGTGCCTGATGCGCTGAAAGGGCTGATCGCACTTGGTTTTCGGGGAGCAAATGTTACAGTTCCTCACAAGGAAAAAGTCACTCCTTATCTCAACGACATATCGGCAGATGCGCAACAGATTGGCGCAGTAAACACGATTCTGGTACAAGAAGATACGTTGTCAGGTTTTAATACGGACTGGTCAGGCTTTTTGAATCATCTGACGGAAATCGGGTTCGATCCTTCGGGGGCAAAAGCCTTGATTTTGGGTTCGGGTGGATCGGCACGAGCGGTTTCGTACAGTCTTTGTCAACGCGGAGCCGATATTAGCATTCTGTCGAGAAACACCGGCACTGCTGGTCTTATCATTGATGAGCTGTCGAGCCAAAGCGCCCAAAATCGCATTGGGTCAATCTCAGCAGAGAGTCTTCGGGATTCCGCACGTGATTTCGATCTCGTAGTGAACACCACACCCCTGGGAATGACCCCACTCGAAGAGCTTTCACCATGGCCGCACGATATTGGTTTCCCACGACGCGCTCTCGCGTACGATCTTGTGTACAACCCTGCAAAAACCAGATTCCTGGAAATTGCCGAAGATAGCGGCGCACTCGCTGTGAACGGACTGGGAATGCTCGTGCACCAGGCCGCGGAGGCATTCAAGATTTGGACTGACCGAGAAGCGCCTGTTCACGTCATGAAAGAGGCAATTTTATCATGCTGA
- the aroA gene encoding 3-phosphoshikimate 1-carboxyvinyltransferase, whose amino-acid sequence MKNELLKIHPSASLRGSVTLPGDKSLSHRALLLAALADGTSHIRNCLKAGVTEAMIECLQSLGVALEIENGAFTGSADLTITAQGMSGLTRPEKPLYCRGSATTLRLLAGVLAAQQFESTLDGNDRLRMRPMDRIVKPLQQKGAVIRTANGNAPLFFSPGRLNPSEHVLSVASAQVKSALLLSGLFTEGKTLVFEPHKSRDHTERMLRILGVPVSEWEEPKKGYAAEVTGPVERIPALDLKLPSDPSSAAFLVVAGLIVPDAELQLQDVCLNPHRTGLLDVLISMGANIRIEPSPDIHGEPTGNLYVKSSTLAASEIRGDTVTRMIDEFPIFAVAATQATGITVISDARELRLKESDRISAVAEELTKMEAKIDTKPDGLIIHGPVSLKGADVDARGDHRLAMSLAVAGLTAQGETTIRGWRVLEDSFPHFPEMLRNLGADVQW is encoded by the coding sequence ATGAAGAATGAATTACTGAAAATACACCCATCCGCATCATTGCGCGGTTCTGTTACTCTGCCCGGAGATAAATCGCTTTCACATCGCGCTCTGCTGCTGGCTGCTCTTGCTGATGGTACGTCTCACATTCGCAATTGCCTGAAAGCAGGAGTCACCGAGGCAATGATCGAATGCCTGCAATCCCTTGGGGTCGCCCTGGAGATCGAAAACGGTGCATTCACCGGGTCTGCGGATTTGACGATAACAGCGCAGGGCATGTCAGGACTCACCAGACCTGAGAAGCCGCTTTATTGCCGCGGATCTGCCACCACGCTGCGCTTGCTTGCCGGTGTGCTTGCCGCGCAACAGTTCGAGTCGACTCTGGATGGGAACGATCGGCTTCGTATGCGTCCCATGGATCGTATCGTCAAGCCTTTGCAACAAAAAGGTGCTGTCATACGAACCGCAAACGGCAATGCTCCCTTATTTTTTTCCCCCGGGAGGCTTAATCCTTCGGAGCACGTGTTATCCGTCGCGAGTGCGCAGGTGAAGTCTGCATTGCTGCTGTCGGGACTCTTTACGGAAGGGAAAACCCTTGTTTTCGAGCCACACAAGAGCAGGGATCACACGGAACGGATGCTCCGGATATTGGGAGTCCCAGTATCCGAATGGGAAGAGCCGAAAAAAGGATACGCTGCGGAAGTAACCGGACCGGTGGAGCGCATTCCTGCATTGGATCTAAAATTGCCTTCCGATCCTTCTTCTGCTGCTTTTCTCGTTGTTGCAGGACTCATTGTGCCTGATGCGGAATTACAGCTTCAGGACGTTTGCCTCAATCCGCACCGCACGGGGCTTCTTGATGTCCTGATTTCCATGGGAGCGAACATACGGATTGAACCTTCGCCTGATATCCATGGTGAGCCCACGGGAAATCTGTATGTAAAAAGCAGCACACTGGCTGCATCCGAAATACGCGGCGACACGGTTACCAGAATGATCGACGAATTTCCGATTTTCGCTGTCGCTGCTACACAGGCCACCGGAATTACCGTCATTTCCGATGCTCGCGAGCTTCGGCTCAAGGAGAGCGATCGAATTAGCGCAGTAGCAGAAGAATTGACAAAGATGGAGGCGAAAATTGATACCAAACCCGATGGCCTGATCATCCATGGTCCTGTTTCCCTGAAAGGAGCGGATGTGGATGCACGCGGAGACCACCGGCTCGCGATGAGTCTTGCCGTCGCGGGACTTACCGCTCAGGGTGAAACCACCATTCGCGGATGGCGCGTTCTTGAGGATTCCTTTCCTCACTTCCCGGAAATGCTCAGGAATCTGGGAGCTGACGTCCAGTGGTGA
- the pheA gene encoding prephenate dehydratase produces MTSSTIDELRAEIDALDATILRLLNQRMSFSRQIGQSKNSLGQSVFDPDREERVLARLRDLNDGPLPEITLRAIYREIFSGSRLLQEPITVAFFGPAGTYTHEAARERFGRSLPFTACESITEVFHEVAQARAQFGVVPIENSIEGSVSETHDMLMTSTVGVCGEIAIRISHTLMNLSGKMEDVKIVMSHPQALAQCRSWLARKLPGIPLQETSSTAVAAEKARADSRVAAIASETLGTDLGLKVIRKGIQDRQENITRFLVLGTLKPPPTGKDRTSIVFWTENEPGALFRILEKFSRRGINLSRIESRPEKGSMPWRYAFFVDLDGHRDDPQISECLAEIMKENRLVKVIGSFPKQTLLQ; encoded by the coding sequence ATGACTTCCAGCACTATCGACGAACTGAGAGCGGAAATCGATGCACTTGATGCCACCATTCTGAGACTTCTCAACCAAAGAATGTCCTTTTCCCGGCAAATTGGACAGTCAAAGAATTCCCTGGGTCAGAGCGTTTTCGATCCTGACCGGGAGGAGCGCGTCCTGGCGCGTTTACGTGACTTGAATGACGGTCCGCTTCCGGAAATAACGCTAAGAGCCATATACCGGGAAATCTTCTCAGGTTCCCGACTGCTTCAGGAACCCATAACCGTAGCATTCTTCGGCCCTGCCGGAACGTATACCCATGAAGCCGCCCGGGAACGATTCGGACGATCCCTGCCCTTCACAGCGTGCGAGAGCATCACGGAAGTGTTCCACGAAGTGGCACAGGCAAGAGCGCAGTTCGGCGTGGTCCCCATAGAAAATAGCATCGAGGGATCCGTCAGTGAGACGCACGACATGCTCATGACATCCACGGTAGGCGTATGCGGAGAGATTGCTATTCGCATCAGCCATACGCTCATGAATCTTTCCGGAAAGATGGAAGACGTCAAAATCGTCATGTCACATCCCCAGGCCCTTGCGCAGTGTAGATCGTGGCTCGCCAGAAAGCTCCCCGGAATTCCCCTCCAGGAAACATCCAGTACTGCTGTGGCAGCCGAAAAGGCCAGAGCCGATTCCCGGGTGGCGGCAATAGCGAGCGAAACCCTTGGCACGGACCTGGGACTCAAGGTGATCAGAAAAGGTATCCAGGATAGGCAGGAAAACATTACGCGCTTCCTTGTTCTCGGTACCTTGAAACCACCCCCCACCGGGAAAGATCGGACTTCAATCGTCTTTTGGACCGAAAACGAACCGGGAGCTCTATTCAGAATTCTCGAAAAATTTTCGCGGCGCGGTATCAACCTGTCCCGTATAGAATCTCGCCCCGAAAAAGGCAGTATGCCTTGGAGATATGCTTTTTTCGTAGATCTGGACGGGCACAGGGACGACCCGCAAATAAGCGAATGTCTTGCAGAAATCATGAAAGAGAACAGGCTGGTGAAAGTGATCGGTTCGTTTCCGAAGCAGACACTTCTTCAATAG
- a CDS encoding two-component system sensor histidine kinase NtrB, producing the protein MNREVSSENELLCRSVRKSGSGFIVTDKSGRILLSNPSAQRILNCDFAIKGLNISEVTNNGISVSPSLREREGRFIVPLGSHERIIEYSLEFLPQDDAYFILLRDVTRTEDLEKRRLDLQQLSTMEKMARKLSHEIRDPLAVIFAGLQLLETSSSLNRGDVENLRFVLEAARSVVAVVNRFSEVLMPVEDAPSRINVAKLLAECAGHFDASASSKGIQLRRVAGPETWILGHEAAITRAMSHIVLNALEACKSGDTITIGHRTIDRSKISSVLPGYSGSVVGIFVQDTGPGLSADLTVTSVFRPFVTTKKKAMGLGLAAARDIVECHGGVISFSSWIPGATVLEILLPTADRPHCRHISNPHHARDCHTCEVRYGEDPQFCWAIKGREYRTRTGSWCPECLECEYFKSHNLGLYFDQKSDSERLR; encoded by the coding sequence ATGAACAGGGAAGTCTCCTCTGAGAACGAACTTTTATGTCGATCGGTACGCAAGTCCGGTTCGGGTTTCATTGTGACCGACAAGAGCGGTCGTATACTTTTGTCAAACCCGTCTGCTCAGAGGATATTGAATTGCGACTTTGCGATAAAAGGCTTGAACATATCCGAAGTGACGAACAATGGGATCTCCGTATCGCCTTCACTCCGGGAACGAGAAGGACGTTTCATTGTCCCCTTGGGATCGCATGAGCGGATCATCGAGTATAGCTTGGAATTTTTGCCTCAGGACGATGCTTATTTCATCCTCCTGAGGGACGTGACGCGAACCGAAGACCTGGAGAAACGCCGATTGGATTTACAGCAGCTTTCCACAATGGAGAAGATGGCGCGTAAGCTCAGTCACGAGATTCGAGATCCGCTCGCAGTGATTTTTGCAGGACTGCAATTGCTGGAGACTTCCTCAAGTCTGAATCGGGGAGATGTGGAAAACTTGCGATTCGTACTGGAGGCGGCTCGTTCGGTCGTTGCTGTTGTGAACAGGTTTTCAGAAGTGCTGATGCCTGTAGAAGATGCTCCTTCCCGGATAAACGTGGCGAAGCTCCTCGCAGAGTGTGCCGGACATTTTGACGCGTCCGCATCGAGCAAGGGGATACAGTTGCGCAGAGTTGCAGGACCGGAAACATGGATCCTCGGCCATGAAGCGGCTATAACCAGGGCCATGTCTCACATCGTTCTGAATGCTCTGGAAGCATGCAAATCCGGGGACACCATCACAATCGGGCACCGAACTATCGACAGGAGTAAGATTTCATCCGTCTTGCCCGGTTATTCCGGAAGCGTTGTAGGCATTTTCGTACAAGATACGGGTCCGGGTTTGTCAGCCGATCTCACCGTAACCTCAGTGTTCAGACCTTTCGTCACCACGAAGAAGAAAGCCATGGGTTTGGGGTTGGCTGCCGCCCGGGACATAGTTGAGTGTCATGGCGGGGTTATATCGTTTAGTTCATGGATTCCCGGCGCAACTGTGCTGGAGATCCTGCTTCCTACTGCCGACCGACCGCACTGTAGACACATATCGAACCCTCATCATGCGCGAGACTGTCATACGTGTGAAGTCCGGTACGGCGAAGATCCACAATTTTGCTGGGCGATAAAAGGACGGGAATACCGGACCAGGACTGGATCCTGGTGCCCTGAATGTCTCGAATGCGAGTATTTCAAGTCTCACAATCTCGGCCTGTACTTCGATCAAAAGAGTGATTCAGAAAGGTTACGGTAA
- the aroB gene encoding 3-dehydroquinate synthase: MPSSITYPGNIILTGFMGTGKSVVGKRLAALLGRNFLDTDTIIEQGSGKSVAAIFSQEGEQCFRGYEKEVCRELSETRGFVIATGGGMLLDPENRKLLSRNGIIIRLDASIPTILHRTQRHQHRPLLNCEDSEQRIKSLLAGRSAAYASLPFHVDTTGMEPDETAHRALNIVRDVDGSSQFIPVKTHDRGGYTIVLGPEMLRTAGTMLRDRGISSKCMVVTDDVVADKYLQILLGSLKASGFNPEACIIRSGEPSKNLSEVQKLYEAFLKYGLDRSGAVIALGGGVVGDLAGFAAATYMRGVHLVQCPTTLLAMVDSSVGGKTGVDLPQGKNLVGAFKQPLITIADTACLQTLPHKEFLMGMAESIKHAVIRDPELFEHFEKANPNDSGVESIAQSIRVKVDTVEQDPFESGLRETLNLGHTVGHALEKCSNYSLLHGEAVSIGLVAAARLSSETGLCEQTVSQRVEALLERVGLPVRHTMDPQELVVAMTSDKKTRDGQIRFVLIRSIGEVQYGCSVASGVLLHVLSELRV, from the coding sequence ATGCCATCTTCTATAACTTACCCCGGAAACATCATTCTCACAGGCTTCATGGGAACCGGAAAGAGTGTCGTCGGCAAGAGGCTTGCTGCGCTGCTGGGCCGGAACTTTTTGGATACCGATACGATTATTGAACAGGGATCGGGAAAGTCAGTAGCCGCCATTTTTTCCCAGGAGGGGGAACAGTGCTTTCGCGGGTATGAAAAGGAAGTCTGCCGGGAACTGTCCGAGACGAGAGGCTTTGTTATCGCCACGGGCGGCGGGATGCTGCTCGACCCCGAAAATCGCAAGTTACTGAGCCGAAATGGAATCATTATCAGATTGGACGCTTCTATCCCCACTATTCTGCATCGGACGCAACGCCATCAGCATAGACCTCTTCTGAACTGCGAAGACAGTGAGCAGAGAATCAAGAGCTTACTTGCAGGGCGATCTGCCGCGTACGCTTCCCTTCCGTTTCATGTCGATACGACCGGTATGGAACCGGACGAAACTGCCCATCGCGCCCTCAATATTGTTCGGGACGTTGATGGTTCCTCCCAGTTCATTCCGGTAAAGACCCATGACCGAGGGGGGTACACCATAGTGCTTGGACCGGAAATGTTGCGAACAGCCGGAACCATGCTCCGTGATCGGGGTATTTCGTCAAAATGCATGGTTGTTACCGACGATGTGGTTGCAGATAAATATTTGCAGATTCTGCTGGGGTCATTGAAAGCTTCCGGTTTCAACCCTGAGGCCTGCATCATCCGTTCCGGAGAACCGAGCAAGAACCTGAGCGAAGTTCAAAAACTGTACGAGGCGTTCCTCAAGTACGGTCTCGACCGCAGCGGAGCAGTTATTGCTCTGGGCGGCGGTGTGGTGGGAGATCTCGCGGGATTTGCTGCGGCAACGTACATGCGGGGTGTGCATCTTGTTCAGTGTCCTACCACGCTGTTGGCAATGGTCGATTCGAGTGTGGGAGGCAAAACCGGGGTGGATTTGCCCCAGGGGAAAAACCTCGTGGGAGCTTTCAAGCAGCCGCTCATTACCATTGCGGATACCGCTTGTCTGCAAACTCTGCCGCACAAGGAATTCCTCATGGGAATGGCTGAATCAATCAAGCACGCCGTAATCAGGGACCCGGAATTATTCGAGCATTTTGAAAAGGCTAATCCCAATGATTCAGGAGTCGAAAGCATCGCGCAATCGATCCGGGTGAAGGTCGATACCGTTGAACAGGACCCATTTGAATCGGGTTTGCGAGAAACATTAAATCTTGGGCATACGGTTGGGCATGCATTGGAAAAGTGCAGCAATTATTCGTTACTTCATGGCGAAGCAGTCTCAATAGGGCTTGTTGCAGCGGCTCGGCTATCGTCTGAGACAGGCCTGTGCGAACAGACAGTGTCGCAAAGAGTTGAAGCCCTGCTCGAGAGGGTGGGGCTTCCTGTTCGGCATACTATGGACCCTCAAGAGCTTGTTGTTGCTATGACTTCGGACAAGAAGACCAGAGACGGTCAGATCAGATTCGTCCTTATCCGCAGCATCGGGGAAGTTCAGTACGGCTGTTCGGTTGCCTCCGGTGTTCTCCTGCATGTTTTGTCGGAACTCCGAGTTTGA
- the aroF gene encoding 3-deoxy-7-phosphoheptulonate synthase has product MVVVMKKEAKENQITKVLNKIDSLGLKAHLSRGKIRTIVGVMGDNSAVDTNCFESLDGVERVVPLLGPFKLASRDFKKENTVFSIDGSQIGGNKIIIMAGPCAIENREQIVETALAVKKAGAVALRGGAFKPRTSPYSFQGLGEEGLKLMAEARDMAGMAAVTEVTAPEQVALVAQYADVLQIGARNMQNFALLNAVGESHKPVLLKRGMSSTIEEFLNAAEYILSHNNPRVILCERGIRTFETYTRNTLDINAIPVLKSLTHLPVVVDPSHGTGKREYVAAVSKAAIAAGADGLIIEVHPDPEVALSDGAQSLRPHEFEELMKELKPIAEAVGRTL; this is encoded by the coding sequence ATGGTGGTCGTCATGAAAAAAGAAGCAAAGGAGAATCAGATAACCAAGGTACTCAATAAAATTGATTCCTTGGGTCTGAAGGCGCACCTGTCCAGAGGTAAAATCCGGACCATCGTCGGCGTCATGGGTGACAACAGCGCGGTGGACACTAATTGCTTTGAATCGCTTGATGGAGTCGAGCGTGTTGTCCCGCTTCTCGGGCCGTTCAAACTGGCTTCGAGGGATTTCAAGAAGGAGAATACGGTCTTCTCGATTGACGGTTCCCAAATTGGTGGAAACAAGATCATTATTATGGCCGGCCCGTGCGCTATTGAAAACAGGGAACAGATCGTAGAGACCGCTCTGGCAGTTAAGAAAGCCGGAGCGGTTGCACTTCGAGGAGGAGCTTTCAAACCGAGAACCTCTCCGTACAGCTTCCAGGGATTGGGAGAAGAAGGTCTGAAACTTATGGCCGAGGCGCGTGACATGGCCGGTATGGCAGCAGTTACGGAAGTGACCGCACCTGAGCAGGTGGCCCTGGTTGCGCAGTATGCAGACGTGCTTCAAATAGGTGCGAGGAACATGCAGAATTTCGCTCTCCTCAATGCAGTGGGTGAGTCTCATAAGCCGGTGCTCCTGAAGAGGGGCATGTCCAGCACCATCGAAGAATTCCTCAACGCGGCCGAATACATCCTGAGCCACAACAATCCTCGGGTGATCCTGTGCGAACGAGGCATACGTACCTTCGAGACATACACTCGCAACACTTTGGACATCAATGCCATTCCCGTGCTCAAGTCATTGACTCATCTTCCTGTTGTCGTAGACCCCAGCCACGGGACCGGAAAGCGCGAGTACGTTGCCGCTGTAAGTAAAGCCGCAATTGCAGCCGGTGCGGACGGTCTGATTATTGAAGTCCATCCCGATCCTGAAGTTGCTCTTTCCGATGGCGCTCAAAGCCTCAGGCCGCACGAATTTGAAGAGCTTATGAAGGAATTGAAGCCCATTGCCGAAGCGGTCGGCCGTACTCTTTAG